Proteins from a genomic interval of Corynebacterium freiburgense:
- the treS gene encoding maltose alpha-D-glucosyltransferase — protein MSPNPYWYRQAVMYEVLVRAFQDSNGSGSGDLRGLTERLDYLQWLGIDCLWLPPFFDSPLRDGGYDIRNFHRVLPEFGTVAELQELIKQAHARGIRVIADFVVNHTSDQHQWFEASRNDPDGPFGDFYVWSDSPTKYDGARIIFIDTESSNWTYDETRGQYYWHRFFHHQPDLNYENPKVQEAMLDTFRFWLDLGLDGFRLDAVPYLFEQEGTNCENLPLTHEFLQRCRAVIDSEYTDKVLLAEANQWPEDVVQYFGTAEAPECHMAFHFPLMPRIFMGLAQGDSRPIRNIIASTPELPDNGAQWGIFLRNHDELTLEMVTDDERAFMYDHYAPHPRMKANVGIRRRLAPLVDNDPRRLKLLTALLLTLPGTPVLYYGDEIGMGDIIDLPDRDGVRTPMQWADAPGAGFTTSTETYLPIIDDAVFGYHSVNVAAQQSDPNSLLHFTRNMIGIRQNNPALSDGDFELLPANEIEILAFRRTTPEIETTCCFNLSDHAVSSTIENREITLAPFEFRIF, from the coding sequence GTGCTTTTCAGGATTCTAATGGTTCCGGTAGCGGTGATCTCCGAGGCCTTACGGAAAGGCTCGATTACCTTCAGTGGCTCGGAATAGATTGCCTTTGGCTACCACCATTTTTTGATTCTCCATTGCGCGACGGCGGTTACGATATTCGTAACTTTCACCGCGTATTGCCGGAATTTGGCACAGTTGCTGAATTACAGGAACTGATTAAACAAGCACATGCCCGAGGGATCCGAGTTATTGCGGATTTCGTGGTAAATCACACTTCTGACCAGCATCAGTGGTTTGAGGCTTCCCGTAATGATCCGGACGGACCATTTGGCGATTTTTATGTATGGTCGGATAGTCCCACAAAGTATGATGGCGCTCGAATTATCTTTATTGATACCGAAAGCTCCAATTGGACATATGACGAAACACGCGGCCAATACTATTGGCATCGGTTTTTCCATCACCAGCCTGATTTGAATTATGAAAATCCGAAGGTCCAAGAAGCTATGTTGGACACCTTCCGATTTTGGCTAGACCTGGGTCTTGATGGCTTCCGGTTAGATGCAGTTCCTTACCTTTTTGAACAGGAAGGTACAAATTGCGAAAACCTGCCGCTTACGCATGAATTTCTGCAGCGCTGCCGGGCCGTTATCGACTCAGAATACACCGATAAAGTGTTGTTAGCTGAAGCAAATCAATGGCCGGAAGACGTTGTGCAATATTTCGGCACTGCTGAGGCACCAGAATGCCATATGGCATTCCATTTCCCTCTTATGCCTCGCATTTTTATGGGGTTAGCACAGGGAGATAGCCGCCCAATTCGAAACATTATTGCCTCAACTCCTGAGCTTCCAGATAACGGTGCCCAGTGGGGAATTTTCCTCCGTAACCACGATGAATTAACCCTCGAAATGGTTACAGATGACGAACGTGCGTTTATGTATGATCATTACGCCCCGCACCCTCGTATGAAAGCCAATGTGGGGATTCGACGACGCCTTGCGCCACTGGTCGATAATGACCCAAGGCGACTGAAGCTACTGACCGCGCTATTACTTACCCTCCCAGGCACCCCCGTACTGTATTACGGTGATGAAATCGGTATGGGCGACATTATCGACCTCCCGGACCGTGACGGAGTTCGAACTCCAATGCAATGGGCGGATGCACCAGGTGCGGGTTTTACCACCAGTACTGAAACCTATCTACCGATTATTGACGACGCCGTGTTCGGCTATCACTCCGTGAATGTTGCGGCTCAACAATCAGACCCGAATTCGCTCCTGCATTTTACTCGTAACATGATTGGGATACGGCAGAATAATCCGGCACTCTCTGATGGCGATTTTGAATTGCTTCCTGCTAATGAGATTGAGATACTGGCATTTCGTCGCACTACCCCAGAAATCGAGACAACCTGTTGTTTTAATCTATCTGACCATGCAGTATCGAGTACCATTGAAAACCGAGAAATAACTCTCGCTCCCTTTGAGTTCCGCATTTTCTAG
- the idi gene encoding isopentenyl-diphosphate Delta-isomerase, which yields MNSPTELVVLCTSDGTPTGTAPKATIHTENTPLHRAFSCYLIDSNGKLLLTRRSQLKHTWPGIWTNSFCGHPGPGESDLAAIQRRSVQELGLIDGAITDIALALPEFQYRAVDDSGIVEWEVCPVYVAHLDNPDLLAPREREVEEYLWLPVEQAIKEIQSHPEKYSPWMVMQLTHTELTEKLMK from the coding sequence ATGAACTCCCCCACAGAGCTCGTTGTATTGTGCACGTCCGACGGCACTCCGACTGGTACGGCACCAAAAGCTACTATTCATACCGAAAATACTCCCCTTCACCGGGCATTTTCTTGCTATCTTATCGATTCAAATGGCAAGTTACTTCTAACAAGACGCTCACAACTTAAACATACGTGGCCGGGAATCTGGACTAATAGTTTTTGCGGGCACCCGGGCCCTGGAGAATCTGATTTGGCCGCTATTCAGCGACGATCAGTGCAGGAACTTGGACTTATCGACGGCGCGATCACCGATATTGCACTTGCGTTGCCGGAATTTCAGTACCGTGCGGTGGATGATTCTGGAATAGTGGAGTGGGAAGTATGTCCGGTATATGTGGCGCACCTGGATAACCCGGATCTACTTGCGCCGCGGGAGAGAGAAGTTGAAGAGTACCTTTGGCTACCTGTGGAGCAAGCAATTAAAGAGATCCAAAGTCATCCGGAAAAATATAGTCCGTGGATGGTCATGCAATTAACCCATACAGAGCTTACCGAGAAATTAATGAAATAA
- a CDS encoding RNA 2'-phosphotransferase: MDAKHAKQLSKELSRALRHTPDLYGVKLDREGWVPVNSLLAGMQRLPRWRHITQADIEQVVSFFNKQRYEIAGNQIRALYGHSVPIRIEKDSATPPPILFHGTSQYYAQSILQSGLQPMGRQYVHLSEDIETATNVGLRKGKDLAIFRIDTAKATTEDIRFYYGNDTTWLADSIPPQFISLISR, translated from the coding sequence ATGGACGCCAAACACGCAAAACAATTGAGTAAAGAACTTTCTCGGGCCTTGCGGCACACGCCAGATCTATATGGTGTGAAACTCGATCGTGAGGGCTGGGTACCAGTTAATAGTTTGCTAGCGGGAATGCAACGACTGCCGCGCTGGCGTCACATTACACAGGCCGATATCGAACAGGTAGTTTCGTTTTTTAATAAGCAACGCTATGAAATAGCAGGAAATCAAATTCGGGCTTTATACGGTCACTCCGTACCAATTCGGATTGAAAAAGATTCCGCCACACCTCCGCCAATACTTTTTCACGGCACATCCCAGTATTACGCACAATCCATTTTGCAGTCTGGTTTGCAACCGATGGGCCGACAATACGTGCATCTTTCAGAGGATATTGAAACAGCAACAAATGTTGGTTTGCGGAAAGGCAAAGACTTAGCGATATTTCGTATCGATACCGCAAAAGCGACCACCGAGGATATTAGATTTTATTATGGGAATGATACAACTTGGTTGGCGGATTCCATTCCACCACAATTTATTTCATTAATTTCTCGGTAA